A portion of the Carya illinoinensis cultivar Pawnee chromosome 11, C.illinoinensisPawnee_v1, whole genome shotgun sequence genome contains these proteins:
- the LOC122282333 gene encoding uncharacterized protein LOC122282333: protein MTLHGFPGEVVCRTFPLTLRGLSRTWFGSLAPGSIENFKELAHLFLTHFRVSRRRRCPTAFLLTTKQREQENLKTYLARFNTERMTAEDQEENINLPALLGGVWPRSTFRAELAKRISMTLREFMDQADN, encoded by the coding sequence ATGACGTTGCATGGGTTCCCAGGGGAGGTAGTCTGCAGAACCTTCCCGTTGACTTTGAGGGGACTATCAAGGACATGGTTTGGCTCCTTAGCACCTGGCTCCATTGAAAATTTCAAGGAGTTGGCTCACTTATTCCTCACCCATTTTAGGGTCAGTAGGAGAAGAAGGTGCCCTACCGCTTTCCTCCTTACCACCAAGCAGAGGGAACAAGAGAACTTGAAAACCTACTTGGCCAGATTTAATACGGAGCGCATGACCGCAGAGGATCAAGAAGAAAATATCAATTTGCCAGCACTCCTTGGAGGAGTTTGGCCCCGGTCCACGTTCAGGGCAGAACTGGCTAAAAGGATCTCCATGACTCTGAGAGAGTTCATGGATCAAGCCGACAATTAA
- the LOC122282334 gene encoding disease resistance RPP13-like protein 4 translates to MTTAQTPSGGDSSSPKESEAYKDFHRRLHPHNCISFSNSSFYSKIQTIYEAMDDENKFFLSCIAMLSENEVVKRRLLTNWWVGEEKLLKKTASTEEKTPEEKETDEKTPEELVDEILDKFREKGLIEPAEKLGKGRVKNYRMHPLVRSAVIALSGNKFFVFNNDGILTANISESNRACIIKYQPENRPENWKMENIDTIFNVSEPFPDLNLQQLTKKKDSILGGEWLSRMKNVKVLYLGRWLRSPAYHIEVESDDFLSGLKSMKGLRLLSLQGISNISKIPNAIGRLKNLIIMDVKECHNLEALPNDVSLLHNLTYLDVSNCHILDRMPKGISSLSKLQVFKGFVIAAEPSSDSGGALAELAGLKELWKLSIIANSNHFPTVTDLDTLHGLPKLRNLAIAWESKQGSHGTKGLTSVDQTSQALLPPKDLEKLGLQGFPKPKMPYWLVGASKSLCPEKLYIKGGMLKTLGNEPQESVKTLCLKFLSDLKTDWKELQDKFPSMVYLEKVKCPRVTLCPCDEDGVWVKPPTN, encoded by the coding sequence ATGACGACAGCTCAAACACCTTCCGGAGGAGACAGCAGTTCACCAAAGGAGTCCGAGGCCTATAAAGATTTCCATAGACGACTCCACCCACACAATTGTATAAGCTTTTCCAATAGCTCCTTTTACAGCAAAATTCAGACGATTTATGAAGCCATGGATGAtgaaaataaattctttttgtCGTGCATCGCTATGCTCTCTGaaaatgaagtggtgaagaggagGCTTTTGACAAATTGGTGGGTCGGAGAGgagaaattattgaaaaaaactGCAAGTACTGAGGAAAAAACACCagaggaaaaagaaacagaTGAAAAAACGCCAGAGGAACTTGTTGATGAAATTCTTGACAAGTTCAGGGAAAAGGGCTTAATCGAGCCTGCAGAAAAGCTGGGAAAAGGGAGAGTTAAAAACTATAGAATGCATCCCCTTGTGCGGTCTGCTGTGATTGCACTTTCAGGGAACAAGTTCTTTGTTTTTAATAACGACGGAATTCTGACTGCAAATATCTCGGAATCAAACAGGGCTTGCATTATTAAGTATCAACCAGAGAACCGACCTGAAAATTGGAAGATGGAAAATATTGATACGATATTCAATGTTAGTGAGCCTTTTCCAGATCTCAATTTGCAGCAGTTGACAAAGAAGAAAGATTCAATTCTGGGGGGGGAATGGTTATCGAGGATGAAAAATGTCAAAGTTCTTTATCTGGGTAGATGGTTGAGATCCCCTGCCTATCACATTGAAGTGGAGAGCGATGATTTCTTGAGTGGGTTGAAGAGTATGAAAGGCTTAAGGCTGCTTAGCCTTCAAGGGATCTCCAATATTAGCAAGATTCCAAATGCCATTGGCCGCCTCAAAAATTTGATAATCATGGATGTCAAGGAATGTCATAATCTGGAGGCACTTCCAAATGATGTTTCCCTTCTCCATAACCTCACATACTTGGATGTTTCTAATTGTCATATTCTGGATCGCATGCCGAAGGGGATATCATCTCTCTCAAAACTCCAAGTCTTTAAGGGGTTTGTCATTGCTGCTGAACCAAGCAGCGATTCAGGAGGTGCCCTTGCAGAATTGGCAGGATTGAAAGAGCTGTGGAAACTATCTATCATTGCAAACAGCAACCACTTCCCAACGGTAACAGACTTGGATACTCTCCATGGACTACCAAAGCTTCGAAATCTGGCAATAGCATGGGAGTCAAAGCAAGGCAGTCATGGAACAAAAGGATTGACAAGTGTAGATCAAACCTCGCAGGCTCTGCTCCCACCTAAAGATTTGGAGAAATTGGGTCTTCAGGGTTTCCCTAAGCCAAAGATGCCATATTGGCTAGTAGGAGCTAGTAAATCTCTATGCCCAGAGAAACTCTACATCAAAGGAGGAATGCTCAAAACCCTAGGTAATGAACCCCAAGAGTCGGTTAAGACTCTATGCTTGAAGTTCTTGAGTGACTTGAAGACagattggaaggaattgcaggATAAGTTTCCGTCCATGGTTTACTTGGAGAAAGTGAAATGCCCTAGGGTCACCTTGTGCCCTTGTGACGAGGATGGAGTGTGGGTAAAGCCTCCAACAAATTAA